From the Lathyrus oleraceus cultivar Zhongwan6 chromosome 4, CAAS_Psat_ZW6_1.0, whole genome shotgun sequence genome, one window contains:
- the LOC127138743 gene encoding RING-H2 finger protein ATL14, protein MKEKRKKKQSSCLHHTQNFLYNQPTQFIPTSPTPSNPNSNIFKMTQQSISNFTLTQSIYEAALILALLRWILCFLFKTIKNRNTSQHQHQQHCCQMLPLTSFGEIIERHPETQDSSTTCAVCLNKMKMEDEVRELMNCCHVFHRECIDKWLEHGHENENHNQTCPLCRAPLISTDAVSSGVLSDCVSPNQPSWAVERLLYLFGDDLLSC, encoded by the coding sequence AtgaaagaaaaaagaaagaaaaagcAAAGTAGTTGCCTCCACCATACACAAAATTTCCTTTATAACCAACCCACACAATTCATTCCAACTTCCCCCACTCCCTCAAACCCTAATTCCAACATTTTCAAAATGACCCAACAATCCATCTCCAATTTCACCCTAACCCAATCCATATACGAAGCAGCTCTAATCCTCGCACTTCTAAGATGGATCCTCTGTTTCCTTTTCAAAACGATCAAAAACCGAAACACATCccaacaccaacaccaacaacATTGTTGTCAAATGTTACCATTAACCAGCTTCGGAGAAATCATAGAAAGACATCCGGAAACACAGGACTCTTCTACCACATGTGCCGTTTGTTTGAACAAGATGAAAATGGAAGACGAGGTTAGAGAATTGATGAACTGTTGTCACGTGTTTCATAGAGAATGTATCGATAAATGGTTGGAACATGGTCATGAGAATGAGAATCATAATCAAACTTGTCCACTTTGTAGGGCTCCTTTGATTAGTACTGATGCGGTTTCTTCCGGAGTTTTGAGCGATTGTGTTTCTCCTAATCAACCTAGTTGGGCTGTCGAGAGACTTCTTTATCTCTTTGGTGATGATCTTTTGTCTTGTTGA
- the LOC127138744 gene encoding vacuolar protein sorting-associated protein 27 produces the protein MSTEAPPFQEAARCVVCSCSFNTFRRRHHCRSCGRTLCNEHSSDQMALPQFGIYSNVRVCADCFNNSRSGKGVPQASSDGVNRITDAVSELDIDANDDSKRPPTADNKLVPGVKECKCGMPLCICEASATSSDALPQEKKSTPVVTAPSNPKPKKTDNVSKNRSSTSTNKFSSTFNPGNASSGTSNKPQMNYEVNGEGLREAIKNGDIAAVKKLLKEGVDANYRDKQGLSVLHLAAVFNQTDIVFILMDSGASLEYKNAQGETPLDCAPVTLQYKMRQKIEESRSMDQSN, from the exons CATCACTGCCGGTCTTGTGGGAGAACATTGTGCAATGAACATTCATCAGATCAAATG GCTTTACCTCAATTCGGCATTTACTCCAATGTCCGTGTATGTGCTGATTGTTTCAACAATTCGCG ATCTGGGAAGGGTGTACCACAAGCTTCTTCAGATGGAGTAAACAGAATAACAGATGCAGTTTCTGAATTAGATATTGATGCAAATGATGATTCAAAAAGACCACCTACTGCAGATAATAAGCTTGTGCCGGGTGTTAAAGAGTGTAAGTGTGGAATGCCACTTTGTATTTGTGAAGCTTCTGCCACTTCCTCTGATGCACTCCCCCAGGAG AAGAAATCCACCCCAGTTGTTACAGCTCCATCAAATCCTAAACCCAAGAAGACAGATAATGTTTCCAAAAATAGAAGTTCCACTTCCACGAACAAGTTTAG TTCTACGTTTAACCCCGGTAATGCATCTAGTGGTACCTCAAACAAACCCCAAATGAATTATGAAGTTAATGGAGAG GGTTTACGAGAAGCAATAAAAAATGGTGATATTGCTGCTGTAAAAAAACTTCTTAAAGAG GGTGTGGATGCAAATTACAGAGATAAGCAAGGACTGTCTGTATTGCATTTG GCTGCTGTTTTCAATCAAACTGATATAGTTTTCATTCTCATGGATTCGGGGGCAAGCCTGGAGTATAAAAATGCACAAG GAGAAACGCCTTTAGATTGTGCTCCTGTTACACTTCAATACAAAATGCGACAGAAAATTGAAGAAAGCAGATCAATGGACCAAAGTAATTGA